The window GATTATTGATATTTTAATTCAACAGATTTTTAATAAATCTATAACTAGAGCAGCAACAAGTATTTAGAGCCTTTGCCAGCAGAAGGTTTCGGGCACTAACATTGTCTCTTCCTTTTGCTTTATCAATTTCTATTGTTAGTAAGGTCTTGAGCTGCAGGTCAGTGACAGCGTCCTCAGAGTGCCTTTATCTCCGATGTGGATGCAATAGATATTGATGGTTTTGAGGAATATTTCGCCTTGACAGCATTCTAGATTGAGTTTTGACTTTTTTCCTTTGCTATTGCTCTCTCATTTGTAAGTATTTATGGTTTTGGCTCTCGATTCCCCTGTCTCTACGCTATCGGTTGAAGCTAAGCCGAAGCCACAGTTTTGGTCTCGGCCTATTTTTGCACCCGAACAGGGAAGCATACTGGTGCTGGGCGGGGCAATTGTTTCCGGTGCTTCATTGGCCCAAGCCTGGACATCGGCAACAACGCTGGTTTGTCTCTGTACCTTTTTTGCCCTACAGGTCGAGCATCCGCTGGTGGTTTTGTTGAAGCTCAAGTGCTGGAAAACTCGATTTGTCTTGTGGGGCGGGCTGTACGGTTTGATTGCGCTTGCCGTTGCATTGTGGCTGTCTTGGTCAACACCAGAGCTGCTGTGGATCTTTGGGGTTGCGATCGCATCTCTCCTCATCGACCTTGTGGCCGTCACTCGCAAGCAACACAAATCGATTGCCAACGAGATCACAATGTTCGCAGCCATTTGCTTATCTACGCCCTTAGCCTACGGAGCGACAGTGGGAGCCATTACCCCTGAAGCTATTGGCCTCTGGATCTTGAACTCACTCTTTTTCGCCACTGCGGTGTTCACGATCAAGTTTCGTAAGGGCAAAGCCGATGTCTGGTCTGGG of the Acaryochloris thomasi RCC1774 genome contains:
- a CDS encoding YwiC-like family protein; protein product: MVLALDSPVSTLSVEAKPKPQFWSRPIFAPEQGSILVLGGAIVSGASLAQAWTSATTLVCLCTFFALQVEHPLVVLLKLKCWKTRFVLWGGLYGLIALAVALWLSWSTPELLWIFGVAIASLLIDLVAVTRKQHKSIANEITMFAAICLSTPLAYGATVGAITPEAIGLWILNSLFFATAVFTIKFRKGKADVWSGVTYLAVAVVMIAGLYFLGWLKMLTALTFGIAILKFGAVVCFQDWYRTCWFGAIARFETYFALSYICLVALTLLPPHLPTS